One Fibrobacter sp. UWP2 genomic region harbors:
- a CDS encoding DNA cytosine methyltransferase, producing the protein MLKIDSTPIGLHETGDIALNCIEICAGAGGQALGLSMAGFEHVALVEYESDYCSILKNNRKDWNVICSDVKDFSGIPFHNQIDLLAGGVPCPPFSVAGKQLGKNDERDLFPEALRLIREINPKAVMLENVRGFLDPKFDDYRKTILRKIRALGYDVQIKLLNASDYGVPQLRPRIIIVGIRNDIEAEFHYPTPCPNKTSSVGQTLADLMKANGWKYADKWISHANTIAPTIVGGSKKHGGPDLGPARARRAWAELGVDGISVANEAPLPDFKGMPRLTPRMIARIQGFPDNWDFGPRKTAACRMIGNAFPPPVAMAVGLQIKETLENGSVACYRAKKVS; encoded by the coding sequence ATGCTTAAAATAGATAGTACACCAATCGGCCTTCATGAAACAGGAGATATCGCTTTGAATTGTATAGAAATCTGTGCAGGAGCGGGAGGACAAGCTCTCGGTTTGTCGATGGCAGGTTTTGAACATGTCGCCCTTGTGGAATATGAAAGCGATTATTGTTCCATTTTAAAAAATAATCGAAAAGACTGGAATGTCATCTGTTCAGATGTGAAGGATTTTTCAGGCATCCCTTTTCATAACCAAATAGACCTTCTCGCAGGTGGCGTTCCATGCCCCCCATTTTCCGTAGCCGGAAAACAACTCGGAAAAAACGACGAAAGAGATTTGTTCCCTGAAGCACTGCGTTTGATCAGGGAAATAAATCCCAAAGCAGTCATGCTTGAAAACGTTCGAGGTTTTTTGGATCCCAAATTCGATGATTATCGAAAAACGATTTTAAGGAAAATCCGGGCTCTTGGGTACGATGTACAAATAAAACTCCTGAACGCTTCTGATTACGGAGTCCCACAATTGCGCCCGCGCATTATTATTGTTGGCATACGCAACGACATAGAAGCAGAATTTCATTATCCAACTCCATGTCCAAACAAAACTTCTAGTGTAGGCCAAACACTTGCTGACTTAATGAAGGCAAATGGATGGAAATATGCCGACAAATGGATTTCGCATGCCAATACAATTGCTCCAACCATCGTCGGTGGTTCAAAAAAGCATGGCGGTCCAGATTTGGGGCCCGCTCGCGCTCGCAGAGCATGGGCTGAGTTAGGCGTTGACGGCATTAGTGTAGCGAACGAAGCTCCGTTGCCTGATTTCAAAGGAATGCCTCGACTCACCCCTCGAATGATCGCCCGCATACAAGGTTTTCCCGACAACTGGGACTTCGGTCCAAGGAAAACGGCGGCTTGTCGAATGATTGGAAATGCGTTCCCACCCCCGGTAGCGATGGCGGTAGGCCTACAAATCAAGGAGACTTTGGAAAATGGAAGCGTTGCTTGCTATCGAGCGAAAAAAGTATCATAA
- a CDS encoding acyl-CoA dehydrogenase family protein, which translates to MANFYTDHPEIKFNLESSPLMQRIVELKENGYADKDSFDYAPEDYADAIDSYNRVLEVAGDITANTVFPNSEDVDAEGPHCEDGRVRYASKTYENLEATRKAGLNGVTMPRRFGGLNFPITAYTAINEMIASADAGFENIWSLQDCIETLYEFGDEDQRSRFIPRVCAGETMSMDLTEPDAGSDLQRVMLKATYSEADKCWYLNGVKRFITNGDSDIHLVLARSEEGTHDGRGLSMFIYDNREHKATRINESCVRERGETIGSSSDGAERSQKDGGVNVRRIENKLGIHGSPTCELVYKNAKAELCGRRKFGLIKYVMALMNGARLGIAAQSVGISQMAYNEALAYAKDRKQFGQAIVNFPAVYEMISNIKARLDAGRALLYQTARYVDIYKGLEDIERTRKLTDEEKAELKLYQKLASACTPLAKGMNSEYANLNAYDSIQVHGGSGYMLEYACQRLYRDARITSIYEGTTQLQTVAALPHITTGTYSQMLEELEAGEVAAEYESLKARAKAMDAKFNEAIETVKAANNNEFTDLCSRHLYELAANCVMSQLLLRDATKAPELFEKSMKVYLNLAEAEVAKHYNFVKNVDVEAMESYRK; encoded by the coding sequence ATGGCGAATTTTTACACAGACCATCCAGAGATTAAGTTCAACCTTGAAAGCTCTCCTTTGATGCAGCGCATCGTGGAGCTCAAGGAAAACGGCTACGCCGACAAGGACAGCTTTGACTATGCGCCGGAAGACTACGCCGACGCGATAGACAGCTACAACCGCGTGCTCGAAGTCGCGGGCGACATCACCGCAAACACCGTGTTCCCGAACTCGGAAGACGTGGACGCCGAAGGCCCCCACTGCGAAGACGGCCGCGTGCGTTACGCGAGCAAGACCTACGAGAACCTGGAAGCCACCCGCAAGGCTGGCCTCAATGGCGTGACCATGCCGCGCCGCTTCGGCGGTCTCAACTTCCCGATTACCGCCTACACGGCCATCAACGAAATGATCGCCTCTGCAGACGCCGGTTTCGAGAACATCTGGTCCCTCCAGGACTGCATCGAGACGCTCTATGAATTTGGCGACGAAGACCAGCGCTCCCGTTTCATTCCGCGCGTGTGCGCCGGCGAAACGATGTCCATGGACTTGACCGAACCCGATGCCGGTTCCGACCTGCAGCGCGTGATGCTCAAGGCCACCTACAGTGAGGCCGACAAGTGCTGGTACCTGAACGGCGTGAAGCGCTTCATCACGAACGGCGACAGCGACATCCACCTGGTGCTCGCCCGCTCCGAAGAAGGCACCCACGACGGCCGCGGCCTTTCGATGTTCATTTACGACAACCGTGAGCACAAAGCGACTCGTATTAACGAGTCGTGTGTGCGAGAGCGAGGCGAAACCATAGGTTCTTCTAGCGATGGAGCCGAGCGGTCGCAAAAAGACGGTGGCGTGAACGTGCGCCGCATCGAGAACAAGCTCGGCATCCACGGAAGCCCGACCTGCGAACTTGTCTACAAGAACGCGAAGGCTGAACTCTGTGGCCGCCGCAAGTTCGGCCTCATCAAGTACGTGATGGCCCTCATGAACGGTGCACGCCTCGGCATTGCCGCACAGTCCGTGGGCATCAGCCAGATGGCTTACAACGAAGCATTGGCATACGCCAAGGACCGCAAGCAGTTCGGCCAGGCCATCGTGAACTTCCCCGCCGTCTATGAAATGATTTCCAACATCAAGGCACGCCTCGACGCAGGCCGCGCACTGTTGTACCAGACAGCCCGCTACGTGGATATCTACAAGGGCCTCGAGGACATCGAGCGCACCCGTAAGCTCACCGACGAGGAGAAGGCTGAACTCAAGCTGTACCAGAAGCTCGCCTCCGCTTGCACGCCTTTGGCCAAGGGCATGAACTCCGAATACGCCAACCTGAACGCCTACGACAGCATCCAGGTGCACGGCGGTTCCGGCTACATGCTCGAATACGCCTGCCAGCGCCTCTACCGCGACGCCCGTATTACTTCGATTTACGAAGGCACGACGCAGCTGCAGACCGTTGCCGCCCTCCCGCACATCACCACCGGCACCTACAGCCAGATGCTCGAGGAACTGGAAGCGGGCGAAGTGGCCGCCGAATACGAGAGCCTCAAGGCCCGCGCGAAGGCCATGGACGCGAAGTTCAACGAAGCCATCGAAACTGTGAAGGCCGCGAACAACAACGAGTTCACCGACCTTTGCAGCCGTCACTTGTACGAACTCGCCGCCAACTGCGTGATGAGCCAGTTGCTCCTCCGCGACGCCACCAAGGCACCTGAACTGTTCGAAAAGAGCATGAAGGTGTACCTGAACCTCGCCGAAGCCGAAGTCGCCAA
- a CDS encoding M6 family metalloprotease domain-containing protein, which yields MRSRIRLFSLLFLLLPTMLFADIVYQGKRVESWPAEAMPSFDNSRGNVPVGNGHTLFRTVATQTKSHFAAPKGKIYSLTLLVDFSDKTAPVTVDEVKDWLNKEGFNRDGCNGSVRDYYLDVSNGQLDLTNEVYGWYRAQHPKSWYESQEGYSGSDVLMKEVFEYFDPQVDFSRYDNDKDGTTEAINIVYAGAGQTWGQGLWPHSGWSSERRDGVKLTHHQMTDMPGKFSIYVFVHESGHMIFGWPDLYWYGDYCTMGNRANDLNPVAINDFYRADQGWIPFVDVTSDDVSLETTKPGEFCYRYKNPARPDKEGLVWSYVRNTGRNKVLKGSGLLMQHYDFSISGNSASDKLELRIVHANSAGKSNDNVADQWPSPGSDANAFFKSGTYSSFSDDAYPAIRWYNGDKTGLKLTDVGTPGETVTFCIGENCSALPVSSSSVVPPSSSSSVEVQVQKVALAVSLPISDNYAPVTLDLKASDVAKALGVQQSEIADKVQFYGVEPDGALNSETTGEGSGHWFDKDGGIVAWDPNGASVVFSNVDLTTMTTKIGHMPNKVKDGDTFVIRQAVVYGNKQVTFEITVTIGDGKTTLITNLQKAKMGSPGSRIFNVLGQPVGKRSESGVLPNLPKGIYLEVVK from the coding sequence ATGAGATCTAGAATTCGGCTTTTTAGCCTGTTGTTTTTGCTACTCCCAACCATGCTTTTTGCCGACATCGTATATCAAGGCAAACGTGTGGAATCCTGGCCCGCCGAGGCGATGCCCTCGTTCGACAATAGCCGCGGAAATGTGCCCGTAGGCAATGGGCACACCCTTTTCAGGACGGTGGCGACGCAAACGAAAAGCCACTTTGCCGCCCCCAAGGGGAAAATCTACAGCCTCACGCTTCTCGTGGATTTCTCGGACAAGACCGCGCCCGTCACCGTAGACGAGGTCAAAGACTGGCTGAACAAGGAAGGCTTCAACAGGGACGGTTGCAACGGCTCCGTCCGCGACTACTATTTGGACGTTTCCAACGGGCAACTGGATTTGACAAACGAAGTCTATGGCTGGTACCGCGCGCAGCATCCCAAGTCCTGGTACGAAAGCCAGGAAGGCTATTCGGGATCGGATGTGCTCATGAAGGAAGTCTTTGAGTATTTTGACCCGCAAGTGGATTTCTCGCGCTACGACAACGACAAGGACGGAACTACCGAGGCCATTAACATCGTGTATGCCGGCGCCGGGCAAACGTGGGGGCAGGGGCTTTGGCCGCATTCCGGATGGTCTTCCGAGAGGCGTGACGGCGTCAAGCTCACGCATCACCAGATGACGGATATGCCGGGCAAATTCTCCATTTACGTTTTTGTACATGAATCCGGACACATGATTTTTGGCTGGCCGGATCTTTACTGGTACGGCGACTACTGCACCATGGGGAACCGCGCGAACGATTTGAACCCGGTGGCAATAAACGACTTCTACCGTGCGGACCAGGGCTGGATCCCGTTTGTGGACGTGACTAGCGATGACGTGAGCCTCGAAACCACGAAGCCCGGCGAATTCTGCTACCGCTACAAGAACCCCGCAAGGCCCGACAAAGAAGGTTTGGTGTGGTCGTATGTGCGGAACACCGGGCGCAACAAAGTCCTCAAAGGAAGCGGACTCCTGATGCAACATTACGATTTTTCAATTTCTGGCAACTCCGCTTCGGACAAACTCGAGCTGAGAATCGTGCATGCGAATTCCGCCGGCAAGTCGAACGATAACGTCGCCGATCAGTGGCCGAGTCCGGGAAGCGATGCCAACGCCTTCTTCAAAAGCGGGACCTATTCGAGTTTTTCGGATGACGCGTACCCCGCTATCCGCTGGTACAACGGCGACAAAACCGGATTGAAACTCACGGATGTCGGGACTCCCGGCGAAACAGTGACCTTCTGCATTGGGGAGAACTGCTCCGCACTGCCCGTGTCATCAAGTTCTGTTGTGCCTCCGTCGAGCTCTAGCAGTGTCGAAGTCCAGGTGCAAAAGGTGGCTCTTGCCGTGTCGCTCCCGATTAGCGACAACTATGCTCCCGTGACACTCGACTTGAAAGCTTCTGATGTCGCCAAGGCGCTGGGCGTCCAGCAAAGCGAGATTGCAGACAAAGTTCAGTTCTACGGAGTGGAACCCGATGGCGCCCTCAACAGCGAAACCACCGGTGAGGGCTCTGGGCATTGGTTTGACAAGGACGGCGGAATCGTCGCCTGGGACCCGAACGGCGCCAGCGTAGTATTCTCCAATGTGGATCTCACGACCATGACCACGAAAATCGGCCACATGCCGAACAAGGTCAAGGACGGCGATACCTTCGTCATTCGGCAGGCTGTTGTTTATGGCAACAAACAGGTTACCTTCGAAATCACGGTGACAATCGGCGACGGCAAAACCACCTTGATTACGAATCTCCAGAAAGCGAAAATGGGCAGCCCCGGTAGCCGCATCTTCAATGTGCTGGGCCAGCCCGTAGGCAAGCGCTCGGAATCTGGCGTATTGCCCAATCTGCCCAAAGGCATTTATCTGGAAGTCGTGAAGTAA
- a CDS encoding electron transfer flavoprotein subunit beta/FixA family protein, producing the protein MSLKIVVLAKQVPDTRNVGPDAMTEQGTINRAALPAVFNPEDLNALEQALRLKDQFPGSTISVLTMGLPKSAEVVREALYRGADEGFVVTDRPLGGADTLATSYTLAQAVKKIGDYDIILGGRQAIDGDTAQVGPQIAEKLGLTQVTYAEEILSLDEKAKKVVIRRHIDGGVETVEAPLPLVVTVNGSAAPCRPRNAKRLMKFKNATVVAERKPEDAEKYEALIAKKPYLNIPQWGAADIDADPAQIGKAGSPTNVKAVKNIVFKAKESRTLTASDADVEGLIKELLDGKIIG; encoded by the coding sequence ATGAGTCTTAAAATCGTTGTGCTTGCTAAGCAAGTACCTGATACACGAAACGTGGGCCCCGATGCCATGACGGAGCAGGGAACCATCAATCGTGCCGCATTGCCCGCGGTCTTCAACCCCGAAGACCTGAACGCCCTGGAGCAAGCCCTTCGTTTGAAGGACCAGTTCCCGGGTTCCACCATCTCTGTGCTGACGATGGGTCTCCCGAAGTCTGCCGAAGTCGTCCGCGAAGCTCTGTACCGCGGTGCCGACGAAGGTTTCGTGGTGACGGACCGCCCGCTCGGTGGTGCTGACACTCTCGCTACGAGCTACACGCTCGCCCAGGCCGTCAAGAAGATCGGCGACTACGACATCATTCTCGGTGGCCGCCAGGCTATCGACGGCGATACCGCACAGGTCGGTCCGCAGATTGCAGAAAAGCTCGGCCTCACCCAGGTGACCTACGCCGAAGAAATTCTCTCCCTCGACGAAAAGGCCAAGAAGGTCGTGATCCGCCGCCACATCGACGGTGGCGTGGAAACGGTGGAAGCACCGCTCCCGCTGGTCGTGACCGTGAACGGAAGTGCGGCCCCGTGCCGTCCGCGCAACGCAAAGCGCCTCATGAAGTTCAAGAACGCAACCGTGGTTGCCGAACGCAAGCCGGAAGACGCCGAAAAGTACGAAGCCCTCATCGCGAAGAAGCCCTACCTGAACATTCCGCAGTGGGGTGCCGCCGACATCGACGCAGACCCTGCCCAAATCGGCAAGGCCGGTTCGCCGACGAACGTGAAGGCTGTCAAGAACATCGTGTTCAAGGCGAAGGAAAGCCGCACGCTCACCGCAAGCGACGCCGACGTCGAAGGACTTATCAAGGAACTTTTAGACGGGAAGATTATTGGCTAG
- a CDS encoding electron transfer flavoprotein subunit alpha/FixB family protein produces the protein MNNVFVYCEIEGTTVVDVSLELLSKGRKLANTLGVQLECICAGKGLDGIEKQVFPYGVDKVHVFDAEGLFPYTTNPHASLVVNLFKEEQPQICLLGATVIGRDLGPRISSAMHSGLTADCTELEIDSFEMSIGGVKKFYENQLCQIRPAFGGNIVATIVNPEHRPQMATVREGVMKKEIVDPNYKGEVIKHDVAKYVPETEYVVKVLERHVEKAKHNLKGAPIVVAGGYGMGSKENFDMLFELAKELHAEVGASRAAIDAGFADHDRQIGQTGVTVRPKVYIACGISGQIQHLAGMQDSGIIISVNSDPDAPINAIADYVINGTVEEVIPKMIKYYKANNK, from the coding sequence ATGAATAACGTATTTGTATATTGCGAAATTGAGGGCACGACCGTTGTCGATGTTTCCCTCGAACTTTTGTCCAAGGGCCGCAAGCTCGCCAACACGCTCGGCGTTCAGCTCGAATGCATCTGCGCCGGCAAGGGCCTCGACGGAATTGAAAAGCAGGTGTTCCCCTACGGTGTGGACAAGGTCCATGTGTTCGATGCCGAAGGGCTCTTCCCCTACACCACCAACCCGCACGCGTCCCTCGTGGTGAACCTCTTCAAGGAAGAGCAGCCGCAGATTTGCCTGCTCGGTGCAACGGTGATTGGCCGTGACCTCGGCCCGCGCATCTCCAGCGCCATGCACAGCGGCCTTACCGCCGACTGTACCGAACTCGAAATCGACAGCTTCGAAATGAGCATCGGTGGCGTGAAGAAGTTCTACGAAAACCAGCTCTGCCAGATTCGCCCGGCGTTCGGCGGCAACATCGTCGCTACCATCGTGAACCCGGAACACCGCCCGCAGATGGCGACGGTGCGCGAAGGCGTGATGAAGAAGGAAATCGTGGACCCGAACTACAAGGGCGAAGTCATCAAGCACGACGTGGCCAAGTACGTGCCGGAAACGGAATACGTGGTCAAGGTGCTCGAACGCCATGTGGAAAAGGCCAAGCACAACCTCAAGGGCGCACCCATCGTGGTCGCCGGTGGTTACGGCATGGGCTCCAAGGAAAACTTCGACATGCTGTTCGAACTGGCGAAGGAACTCCACGCCGAAGTGGGCGCAAGCCGTGCCGCTATCGACGCGGGCTTTGCCGATCATGACCGCCAGATTGGCCAGACCGGCGTGACGGTTCGCCCGAAGGTGTATATCGCCTGCGGTATCTCCGGCCAGATCCAGCACCTCGCCGGCATGCAGGATTCAGGAATCATCATCTCCGTGAACTCCGACCCCGACGCCCCGATCAACGCTATCGCTGACTACGTGATCAACGGCACCGTCGAAGAGGTCATCCCGAAGATGATCAAGTATTACAAGGCAAACAACAAGTAG